The genome window GGCCGCAGCGTGGTGGAGCGCGAAAGCCGGGCGCTGGGCGCGGCGCGCCGCTGGTATGAAGCCTGCCTGGGCTACGCCCTGGCCAACCGGCCGGTGGCCCTCGGCTTCGCCGTGCTGGCGCTGGCGGTCTCCGGCCTCATGGCGACCCGCCTGGGCGCCGAGTTCGCGCCCACGCTCGACGAAGGCGACCTGGCGGTGCTGGTCACGCGCGTGCCCGGCACCAGCCTGACGCAGTCGGTCAGGATGCAGCAGCAGATCGAGCTGGCCCTGCTGGCGGCCCACCCCGAGATCGAGCGGGTGTTCGCGCGCATCGGCACCGCCGAGGTGGCGTCCGACCCGATGCCGCCCAGCGTCGCGGACGGCCTCATCATGCTCAAGCCGGAGCGCGACTGGCCGCGGCCGCGCAAGACCCGCGCGCAGTTGCTGGAGGCGATGCGGCGCACCCTGGACGGCCTGCCCGGCAACAGCTACGAGTTCAGCCAGCCGATCCAGCTGCGCGTCAACGAACTGATCTCGGGCGTGCGCAGCGACGTGGCGGTGAAGGTGTTCGGCGACGACCTGGCGGTGCTGGACGCCACCGCGCGCCGCATCGCCGCCGTGCTGCGCCAGGTGCCGGGAGCGAGCGAGGTGCAGGTGGAGCAGACCACCGGGCTGCCGATGCTGCAGGTGCGGGTCGACCGCGAGCGCGCCGCGCGCATGGGCCTGAACATCGGCGACGTGCAGGAGACCATCGCCACCGCCACCGCGGGCCGCGCGGCCGGCGTGGTGTTCGAGGGCGACCGCCGCTTCGACATCGTGGTGCGCCTGCCCGAGGCGGTGCGCGCCGACGTCGACGCCCTGCGCCGGCTGCCGGTGGCGCTGCCGACGGCGGCCGGGGCGCCGCACAGCTTCATCGGCCTGGGCGAGATCGCCAGCTTCGAGACCACGCCCAGTCCCAACCAGTTCAGCCGCGAGCAGGGCAAGCGGCGGGTGGTGGTGAGCGCCAACGTGCGCGGGCGCGACATCGCCTCCTTCGTGGCGGATGCGCAACAGCGGATCGCGGCCCAAGTTCCGGTGCCCCCCGGCTACTGGACCGGCTGGGGCGGCCAGTTCGAGCACCTGCAGGCCGCCGCCGGCCGCCTGCAGCTGGTGGTGCCGGCCTCGCTGGCCCTGGTGTTCGCGCTGCTCTACCTGGTCTTCAACAACCTGCGCGACGGCCTGCTGGTGTTCACCGGGATTCCCTTCGCCCTGACCGGCGGCGTGTGCGCCCTGTGGCTGCGCGGGATTCCGTTCTCGATCTCGGCGGCGGTCGGCTTCATCGCCCTGTCCGGGGTGGCGGTCCTCAACGGGCTGGTGATGATCTCCTTCATCCGCCAGTTGCGCGAGGGCGGGGCGCCGCTGGGCGAGGCGGTGCGCGCGGGGGCGCTGGCGCGCCTGCGGCCGGTCCTGATGACGGCCCTGGTGGCTTCGCTCGGCTTCCTGCCGATGGCCCTGGCCACCGGCACCGGGGCCGAGGTGCAGCGGCCGCTGGCCACGGTGGTGATCGGCGGCATCCTGTCCTCGACCCTGCTGACCCTGATCCTGTTGCCGGTCATCTACGAGATGGCGCATGGCCGGGCGGAGCGTGCCCGCGCGGCCGTCGCAAATGTTAATTTGGAAGCGTAGAATGTCAAATTTCGTGGCCGGTGCCAGCAGTGCGCGAGCATTTCCATTTTTGCAGTGAAAATATCCAACAGACAACCCAACCGTGCCCTGTCCGCTATGGCGGAAATGGTATAGTTGGCTGTTTAGCTCTCTCGTGTATCTGCACGCACCAGGGGAATGGCCCGGTGCGTGACTCCGCCGACTATTCGAACAAAAGGACCGATCGATGACCACCATGGATTACGCAACCCGTATCAGCCAGATGCTGCAGGACCAGGAATCGGCCGTCGGCGCCGAATGGCTGGCGCAGCTCGAAGCGCTGCTGGTGCGCGGCACCAGCGCGGCGCGTGAACAGTTGCGTACCCACTGCCAGCAATTCCTGGCCGCCTTCACCGCCGCCACCCGCGGCGGTGAGCTCAACAACATCGAGCACCGCTCCTGGGACGAGGTGCGCGACCTGCTGGCCGAGATCTCCTCGACCCGCGCCAAGGCCGGCTCGACCCCGGCCGAAACCGCGACCTTCGTGTTCTCGCTCAAGCAGCCGCTGTTCGCCCGCCTGCGCGACAGCTTCGCCGGCGACGCCGAGGCGCTGGCCTCGGCTTCCTGGACCATCAACACCCTGCTGGACAAGCTCGGCCTGTACACCATCGAGGTGTTCCAGAAGACCAAGGACCAGATCATCGTGCGCCAGCAGCAGGAACTGC of Massilia sp. KIM contains these proteins:
- a CDS encoding efflux RND transporter permease subunit is translated as MFNRLIEASIAHRWLVMLAVLAMAILGAVNYGRLPIDAVPDLTNVQVQINTSAPGYSPLETEQRITYPVESVLSGLPGLEQVRSLSRYGLSQVTVVFKDGTDIHFARQLVSQRLQDAREQLPAGVVPAMGPIATGLSEIYLWTVETVPGAKKPDGTPYTPADLREIQDWIIKPQLRTVPGVTEINSIGGFDKEYLVAPDMATLSSYGLELADIVGALEKNNSNVGAGYIEREGEQYLVRAPGQAASKEDIGNVVVSTVRGIPVRVRDVADVSVGRELRTGAATENGQEVVLGTVFMLLGENSRAVSKAVDARMAEINRSLPPGVKAVTVYDRTKLVERAIATVRDNLLEGAVLVVAVLFLFLGNIRAALLTAMVIPLAMLFTFSGMVGNRISANLLSLGALDFGIIVDGAVVIVENCVRHLAAAQARLGRELTREERFREVLAAAREARRPLVYGQLIIMIVYLPIFALTGIEGKMFHPMAFTVVIALLGAMILSLTFVPAAVALFIGRSVVERESRALGAARRWYEACLGYALANRPVALGFAVLALAVSGLMATRLGAEFAPTLDEGDLAVLVTRVPGTSLTQSVRMQQQIELALLAAHPEIERVFARIGTAEVASDPMPPSVADGLIMLKPERDWPRPRKTRAQLLEAMRRTLDGLPGNSYEFSQPIQLRVNELISGVRSDVAVKVFGDDLAVLDATARRIAAVLRQVPGASEVQVEQTTGLPMLQVRVDRERAARMGLNIGDVQETIATATAGRAAGVVFEGDRRFDIVVRLPEAVRADVDALRRLPVALPTAAGAPHSFIGLGEIASFETTPSPNQFSREQGKRRVVVSANVRGRDIASFVADAQQRIAAQVPVPPGYWTGWGGQFEHLQAAAGRLQLVVPASLALVFALLYLVFNNLRDGLLVFTGIPFALTGGVCALWLRGIPFSISAAVGFIALSGVAVLNGLVMISFIRQLREGGAPLGEAVRAGALARLRPVLMTALVASLGFLPMALATGTGAEVQRPLATVVIGGILSSTLLTLILLPVIYEMAHGRAERARAAVANVNLEA
- a CDS encoding STAS domain-containing protein, producing MTTMDYATRISQMLQDQESAVGAEWLAQLEALLVRGTSAAREQLRTHCQQFLAAFTAATRGGELNNIEHRSWDEVRDLLAEISSTRAKAGSTPAETATFVFSLKQPLFARLRDSFAGDAEALASASWTINTLLDKLGLYTIEVFQKTKDQIIVRQQQELLELSTPVVKLWNGILALPLIGTLDSARTQVVMENILQKIVDTGAVIAIIDITGVPTVDTLVAQHLMKTIAAARLMGADCIISGIRPQIAQTIVHLGVNLEDVVTKATLADAFLVALERTGTSVISKHA